One window of Nocardia sp. NBC_00508 genomic DNA carries:
- a CDS encoding WXG100 family type VII secretion target, protein MAGQLEASDEAITKFVNNCRDRHTALQAAITALNTKSDQTTATWSGAARQAFDTFMDSYFAQARKLSDQLDQTSDKLATAGKKFTEQDQAFAQQVASQASSLDLP, encoded by the coding sequence ATGGCAGGACAGCTCGAAGCGAGCGACGAGGCGATCACGAAGTTCGTGAACAACTGCCGGGACCGGCACACTGCTCTGCAGGCTGCCATTACCGCACTGAACACGAAGTCGGACCAGACCACCGCGACCTGGAGCGGTGCGGCACGTCAGGCGTTCGACACCTTCATGGACAGCTACTTCGCCCAGGCTCGCAAGCTGAGCGACCAGCTGGACCAGACCTCGGACAAGCTCGCCACCGCTGGAAAGAAGTTCACGGAGCAGGACCAGGCGTTCGCCCAGCAGGTGGCCTCGCAGGCCTCCAGCCTGGACCTTCCCTGA
- a CDS encoding WXG100 family type VII secretion target, with protein sequence MVANDPGRIASNFGEVDAGAQAIVSEARNVMTMLEDFHKQVTDFVTNYWKGDANDAFASLQAQWNTNITQLNTTLESAGRLVSSGNSDLQATDTSLAGLF encoded by the coding sequence ATGGTAGCGAACGATCCCGGGCGGATTGCCTCTAACTTCGGCGAAGTCGATGCGGGCGCCCAGGCCATCGTGTCCGAGGCCCGCAACGTCATGACCATGCTCGAAGACTTCCACAAGCAGGTCACCGACTTCGTGACGAACTACTGGAAGGGTGACGCGAACGACGCGTTCGCGTCGCTGCAGGCCCAGTGGAACACCAACATCACCCAGCTGAACACCACGCTGGAAAGCGCGGGCCGCCTGGTCAGCAGCGGCAACTCCGACCTGCAGGCCACCGACACCTCGCTGGCGGGCCTCTTCTGA
- a CDS encoding type VII secretion-associated protein, with protein sequence MSDVELVITESRIWARGAATHWDLPPSIVLGSNGFDLVVGQPLTPPTQVGSVVQFIPADAIALPPRTPSVVDAMGAVFAGVLDNLRVATPCERITLICPTEWGAGRRSVLDEAARRCAADVVFEDIAVRAVAADEGTSHSQRTLVLEFGSLTTTASAVIRSHRGVHIESCEYEPTLALAEITADSSGFAALCALIERLLDGRPVDLAQVVGIADPAKLDLLGAAIEQTLGAAVELRPVAGAGLVRGRQTPPSQQHEAPVTPPNAEWMQPLRDRAAAQQPGHRSTGVALAAVAALVVVALAVVTAVILVNRKDDASTAAPSTGPAPTSAAASPAGTPLAEPETFGRIRFRVPTGWRVAATPESGRARVDLVPEDAVRQRITVVQTPLVDGAGYEQVAAKLEAQIAQRPPGVLTDLKRDVVFGGRSGLAYSERPGDGSTVRWHVLLEYGIQVSIGCQYVGDGWGQLETQCANFGDSVRVIS encoded by the coding sequence ATGTCCGATGTCGAGCTGGTCATCACGGAATCGCGCATCTGGGCGCGTGGCGCTGCCACGCACTGGGATCTGCCGCCCTCGATCGTGCTGGGCAGCAATGGTTTCGATCTCGTCGTGGGGCAGCCGCTGACTCCGCCCACCCAGGTCGGGTCGGTGGTTCAGTTCATCCCCGCCGATGCCATCGCCTTGCCTCCCCGCACCCCGTCGGTGGTGGATGCGATGGGCGCCGTCTTCGCAGGCGTGCTGGACAACCTCCGCGTCGCCACGCCATGCGAGCGGATCACGCTGATCTGCCCGACCGAGTGGGGTGCCGGCCGTCGCAGTGTGCTCGACGAGGCGGCGCGCCGCTGCGCAGCGGATGTCGTGTTCGAGGACATCGCGGTGCGTGCGGTCGCGGCGGACGAGGGCACCAGCCACAGCCAGCGCACGCTGGTGCTGGAGTTCGGCTCGCTGACCACCACCGCCTCCGCGGTCATTCGAAGCCATCGCGGAGTCCACATCGAGTCCTGCGAATACGAACCCACGCTCGCGCTCGCGGAAATCACCGCGGATTCATCGGGATTCGCCGCCCTCTGCGCCCTTATCGAACGGCTGCTCGACGGTCGACCAGTGGACCTGGCTCAGGTGGTCGGCATCGCTGATCCCGCGAAACTCGACCTCCTCGGTGCGGCCATCGAGCAGACCCTGGGGGCCGCCGTCGAGCTACGTCCGGTCGCGGGCGCCGGTCTCGTTCGCGGCCGCCAAACCCCACCGAGCCAGCAACACGAGGCACCGGTTACGCCGCCCAACGCCGAGTGGATGCAACCTCTCCGCGACCGTGCCGCCGCGCAACAACCGGGGCATCGCTCGACCGGCGTCGCGCTCGCGGCGGTCGCCGCCTTGGTAGTCGTCGCCCTCGCGGTAGTCACCGCGGTGATTCTGGTGAACCGCAAGGACGATGCTTCGACGGCCGCGCCGAGCACAGGCCCAGCGCCGACCAGCGCCGCGGCGTCGCCCGCTGGTACGCCATTGGCGGAGCCGGAAACCTTCGGCCGCATCCGATTTCGGGTGCCGACGGGTTGGCGTGTCGCCGCGACGCCGGAGAGTGGTCGGGCACGCGTCGATTTGGTACCGGAAGATGCTGTCCGGCAACGCATTACGGTGGTCCAGACGCCGCTGGTCGATGGCGCGGGTTATGAACAGGTCGCCGCGAAGTTGGAGGCGCAGATCGCGCAACGCCCGCCCGGGGTGTTGACCGATCTGAAGCGCGATGTCGTGTTCGGCGGCCGTTCCGGTCTGGCTTATTCGGAACGACCCGGTGACGGATCGACTGTTCGCTGGCATGTCCTGCTGGAGTACGGAATCCAGGTCAGTATCGGTTGTCAGTACGTCGGCGACGGTTGGGGTCAGTTGGAGACCCAGTGCGCGAACTTCGGCGACTCGGTGCGCGTCATTTCGTAA